The Geobacillus stearothermophilus ATCC 12980 genome contains a region encoding:
- a CDS encoding M3 family oligoendopeptidase, giving the protein MKFSEFRYERPDIAQLQASFQEALDSFRRAGSAALQHEAMKRINELRRRYSTMANLCHIRHTIDTNDEFYKKEQDFFDETEPIVKGLVNDYYRALVSSPFRAELEQVWGKQLFALAETQLKTYAPAIVEDLQKENKLASEYTKLIASAKIMFEGEERTLAQLQPFVESPDRTMRQRASEARFSFFTDHEKELDELYDELVHVRTAIARKLGFKNFVELGYARLGRTDYNADMVAGYRRQVKTHIVPLAAKLRERQRQRIQVDRLTYYDEPFMFPSGNPAPKGDAAWIVDNGRRMYEELSPETGEFFRYMVEHELMDLVAKKGKAGGGYCTYIDDYKAPFIFSNFTGTSGDIDVLTHEAGHAFQVYESRHYDIPEYNWPTLEACEIHSMSMEFFTWPWMELFFGEDADKYRFAHLSDALLFLPYGVAVDEFQHAVYENPDMTPAERKSVWRNIEKAYLPTRDYAGHDYLERGGFWQRQGHIYTDPFYYIDYTLAQVCAFQFWKRAQEDRESAWRDYVALCRLGGSRPFTELVKSANLKSPFADGAVASVVGHIERWLDSVDDKAL; this is encoded by the coding sequence ATGAAGTTTTCCGAATTTCGTTACGAGCGGCCGGACATCGCTCAATTGCAAGCATCGTTTCAAGAAGCGCTTGATTCGTTCCGCCGCGCCGGGAGCGCCGCCTTGCAACACGAGGCGATGAAGCGGATCAATGAGCTGCGCCGCCGCTACAGCACGATGGCGAACCTTTGCCATATTCGCCATACGATCGATACAAACGATGAGTTCTATAAGAAAGAACAAGACTTTTTCGATGAAACGGAGCCGATCGTCAAGGGGCTTGTCAACGATTATTACCGCGCGCTTGTTTCCTCGCCGTTCCGCGCTGAATTGGAACAAGTATGGGGGAAACAGCTGTTTGCGTTGGCGGAAACGCAACTGAAAACATACGCGCCGGCGATTGTAGAGGACTTGCAAAAAGAAAACAAGCTGGCCAGCGAATATACGAAGCTCATCGCATCGGCGAAAATCATGTTTGAAGGAGAGGAGCGGACGCTCGCCCAGCTGCAGCCGTTTGTCGAGTCGCCGGACCGCACGATGCGCCAACGGGCGAGCGAAGCGCGGTTTTCGTTTTTCACGGACCACGAAAAAGAGCTCGATGAGCTGTATGATGAGCTCGTCCACGTCCGCACAGCGATCGCCCGGAAGCTTGGGTTCAAAAACTTTGTTGAGCTCGGCTATGCCCGTTTAGGCCGGACCGATTACAATGCCGATATGGTCGCAGGCTACCGCCGGCAAGTGAAAACGCACATCGTCCCACTCGCAGCAAAGCTGCGCGAGCGCCAGCGGCAGCGGATTCAGGTCGACCGGCTTACATATTATGATGAGCCGTTCATGTTTCCGAGCGGCAACCCGGCGCCAAAAGGGGACGCCGCTTGGATTGTTGACAACGGCCGGCGCATGTATGAAGAGCTGTCGCCGGAAACCGGCGAGTTTTTCCGCTATATGGTCGAACACGAATTGATGGACCTCGTCGCCAAAAAAGGGAAGGCGGGCGGCGGCTATTGCACGTATATCGATGATTACAAGGCGCCGTTTATTTTCTCGAACTTTACCGGCACATCCGGCGACATTGACGTATTGACCCATGAAGCCGGACATGCGTTCCAAGTGTATGAAAGCCGTCATTACGACATTCCGGAATACAACTGGCCGACGCTTGAGGCGTGTGAAATCCATTCGATGAGCATGGAATTTTTCACATGGCCGTGGATGGAGCTCTTTTTCGGCGAAGACGCCGACAAATACCGGTTCGCCCATTTGAGCGACGCACTTTTGTTTTTGCCGTACGGCGTTGCGGTCGATGAATTTCAGCACGCTGTCTACGAGAACCCGGATATGACGCCGGCTGAGCGGAAGAGTGTCTGGCGCAACATCGAAAAAGCGTATTTGCCGACAAGAGACTACGCCGGCCATGACTACCTTGAGCGCGGCGGGTTTTGGCAGCGGCAAGGGCATATTTACACCGATCCGTTTTATTACATCGATTACACCCTTGCGCAAGTGTGCGCGTTCCAGTTTTGGAAGCGGGCGCAGGAAGACCGGGAATCAGCCTGGCGCGACTATGTGGCGCTTTGCCGATTGGGCGGCAGCCGGCCGTTTACTGAGCTCGTCAAAAGCGCCAACCTAAAGTCGCCGTTTGCTGACGGGGCGGTCGCTTCGGTCGTCGGCCATATCGAGCGGTGGTTGGACAGCGTCGATGACAAAGCCTTGTAA
- a CDS encoding GNAT family N-acetyltransferase, with the protein MIRKATWVDALAIASVHVESWKTTYSGIVPDAYLETLAVGEKQTLWEKVLRQSDHSVFVAEENGRVVGFVSGGPNRAADGLIAKYDGELYAIYLLKEVQGKGLGRQLVQALVGDLTQKGIHSLVVWVLADNPSRGFYERLGGEKLAEERVEIGGKALWEWCYGWQDMQTMNE; encoded by the coding sequence ATGATCCGTAAAGCCACATGGGTCGACGCACTGGCCATCGCTTCGGTCCACGTCGAAAGTTGGAAGACGACGTACAGCGGCATCGTGCCGGACGCGTACTTGGAGACGTTGGCAGTGGGAGAAAAACAAACGTTATGGGAGAAGGTGCTCCGCCAATCGGACCATTCCGTGTTTGTCGCCGAGGAAAACGGACGCGTCGTTGGATTCGTCTCCGGCGGACCAAATCGGGCAGCCGACGGTCTGATAGCGAAGTATGACGGGGAGCTGTATGCGATTTATTTGCTTAAAGAGGTGCAAGGAAAAGGGCTCGGCCGGCAGCTCGTGCAAGCGCTCGTCGGCGATTTGACGCAAAAAGGCATTCATTCGCTGGTCGTCTGGGTGCTTGCCGACAATCCGTCACGCGGTTTTTACGAACGGCTTGGCGGTGAAAAACTGGCCGAGGAAAGGGTGGAAATCGGTGGAAAAGCATTATGGGAGTGGTGCTACGGCTGGCAAGACATGCAAACGATGAACGAGTAG
- a CDS encoding ABC transporter ATP-binding protein: MTANPCIQVERVSKRFGKKVVIDDVSLEVQTGEIFGLLGPSGAGKTTLVRMIAGIDAASEGTIRVLGVNMPNLGAMKRIGFMAQSDALYGELTALENMQFFASIYGLRGKKQKERIDDMLALVNLTNDRKKLVHQYSGGMKRRLSLAIALLHEPDVLILDEPTVGIDPVLRQSIWAELERIRQRGTTIVVTTHVMDEAEKCGRLGMIREGRLIAVGRPDELKQEAGAETIEQAFLTFGGVRR; encoded by the coding sequence ATGACCGCCAATCCATGTATTCAAGTCGAGCGTGTCTCCAAGCGGTTTGGAAAAAAAGTAGTCATCGACGATGTGTCGTTGGAAGTCCAGACGGGGGAAATATTCGGCCTGCTCGGCCCGTCGGGGGCGGGCAAGACGACGTTGGTGCGCATGATCGCCGGCATTGATGCGGCGAGCGAAGGGACGATTCGCGTGCTCGGCGTGAATATGCCCAATCTTGGCGCCATGAAGCGGATCGGCTTTATGGCCCAGTCGGATGCCCTGTACGGAGAATTGACTGCGCTGGAGAACATGCAATTTTTTGCTTCCATCTACGGGTTGCGAGGGAAAAAACAAAAGGAGCGGATCGATGACATGTTGGCGCTTGTCAACTTAACGAATGATCGAAAAAAGCTGGTGCACCAATATTCAGGAGGGATGAAGCGTCGGTTGTCGCTGGCGATCGCCTTGCTTCATGAACCGGACGTGCTTATTTTGGATGAGCCGACGGTCGGCATCGATCCGGTGCTGCGCCAATCGATTTGGGCGGAGCTTGAGCGGATTCGCCAGCGCGGCACAACCATTGTCGTCACGACCCATGTGATGGATGAAGCGGAAAAGTGCGGGCGGCTTGGCATGATTCGCGAAGGCCGTCTGATCGCCGTCGGCCGCCCGGATGAATTGAAACAGGAAGCAGGCGCGGAAACGATTGAGCAAGCGTTTTTGACGTTTGGAGGTGTCCGTCGATGA
- a CDS encoding ABC transporter permease: MRVLAIVVRIIRQFFRDKRTLALMIVAPMFVLLLMDLVFNGEEYKPAIAVSEHVPEVVVDKLKEAGANVKELSAKQARKQLDDQDIDAWLDMSGSAPHLTLEGSDPTANQAVMVAVQKAFQSMAPKPPFQLKTTYWHGSSDMASFDYFGPVLIGFFVFFFVFLIAGVSFLRERTNGTLERLMATPLRRWEMVAGYMIGFGLFTTIQASLISWFAIDVLDMMMEGSFGYVLLITFLLAMTALALGMLLSAFANNELQMVQFIPLVVVPQVFFSGLFNLDTMEQWLRSLSVIMPLTYGADALRDIMVRGEGFSAIAVDVYVLLGFTMLFMLLNVVALKKYRKL, translated from the coding sequence ATGAGAGTGTTGGCCATTGTCGTCCGCATCATCCGCCAGTTTTTCCGCGACAAGCGCACGCTGGCGCTCATGATTGTCGCGCCGATGTTCGTCTTGTTGTTAATGGATTTGGTGTTTAATGGCGAAGAATACAAACCAGCCATTGCCGTCAGCGAACACGTGCCTGAGGTGGTTGTTGACAAGTTGAAAGAAGCAGGAGCGAACGTGAAAGAGCTGTCAGCAAAACAAGCGCGAAAGCAGCTGGACGATCAAGACATTGACGCGTGGCTTGACATGAGCGGAAGCGCTCCGCACCTTACGCTGGAAGGAAGCGACCCGACGGCCAATCAGGCGGTGATGGTCGCGGTGCAAAAGGCGTTTCAGTCCATGGCGCCCAAGCCCCCGTTTCAGCTGAAAACAACGTATTGGCACGGATCAAGCGACATGGCGTCATTTGATTATTTCGGCCCCGTGCTGATCGGCTTTTTCGTCTTCTTTTTTGTCTTTTTGATTGCTGGAGTGTCATTTTTGCGCGAGCGGACGAACGGGACGCTCGAGCGGCTGATGGCGACGCCGCTCAGGCGCTGGGAAATGGTCGCCGGCTACATGATCGGGTTCGGATTGTTTACGACGATTCAGGCAAGCTTAATTTCATGGTTTGCCATTGATGTGCTCGACATGATGATGGAAGGTTCGTTCGGGTATGTGCTGCTCATTACGTTTTTGTTGGCGATGACGGCGCTTGCGCTTGGGATGCTGCTGTCGGCGTTCGCCAACAACGAGCTGCAAATGGTGCAGTTTATCCCGCTTGTCGTCGTGCCGCAAGTGTTTTTCTCGGGTTTGTTCAATCTCGACACGATGGAACAATGGCTTCGTTCCTTAAGCGTCATCATGCCGCTCACCTACGGGGCGGATGCGCTGCGCGATATTATGGTGCGCGGAGAAGGTTTTAGCGCCATCGCCGTGGATGTGTACGTGCTGCTTGGCTTTACGATGCTGTTTATGCTATTAAATGTAGTAGCATTGAAAAAATACCGCAAGCTGTAA
- a CDS encoding TetR/AcrR family transcriptional regulator → MSEHSWIQELLQIGGKEGQFSEKQLKILEAAVEMFAEKGYAATSTSEIAKKAGVAEGTIFRHYKTKKDLLLAIVTPTLFHSVAPFLAKEFVREVFDNEYETYEQFLRAVLANRYTFVKTYLPAIRVLWQEVAFHSEIKQCFQRVFTEHVYPKFARIVRHFQEKGELAELPVDSVIRLTITSLAGFLAARFLLLPDHNWDDEAEMERTIHVLMNGLRR, encoded by the coding sequence ATGAGCGAGCATTCATGGATTCAGGAATTGCTGCAAATCGGCGGCAAGGAAGGGCAGTTCAGTGAAAAGCAGCTGAAAATTTTGGAAGCCGCAGTGGAAATGTTTGCCGAAAAAGGCTATGCGGCGACTTCCACGAGTGAAATCGCCAAAAAGGCCGGGGTGGCGGAAGGGACGATCTTCCGCCATTATAAGACGAAAAAAGATTTATTGCTGGCCATCGTCACGCCGACGTTGTTTCATTCCGTCGCCCCGTTTTTGGCGAAAGAATTCGTCCGCGAAGTGTTTGACAACGAATATGAGACGTACGAACAGTTTTTGCGCGCGGTGCTCGCCAACCGCTACACCTTTGTGAAAACGTATTTGCCGGCGATTCGCGTGCTTTGGCAGGAGGTTGCCTTTCATTCCGAGATTAAACAGTGCTTTCAACGCGTGTTTACCGAGCACGTGTATCCAAAATTCGCCCGCATTGTCCGCCATTTTCAAGAAAAAGGTGAGTTGGCCGAGCTGCCGGTCGATTCGGTCATCCGCTTGACGATCACATCGCTCGCCGGCTTTTTGGCCGCCCGCTTTCTCCTTTTGCCTGACCACAACTGGGACGATGAGGCGGAAATGGAACGGACGATTCACGTGTTGATGAACGGTCTGCGGCGCTAA
- the hepT gene encoding type VII toxin-antitoxin system HepT family RNase toxin, which produces MKSDVILNKISVIERCLKRIREEYNGDPKNLQNYTKQDSIVLNLQRACEACIDLAMHIVAEQKFGLPQHSRDAFALLEEHGVISPSISKKMKAMVGFRNIAVHDYQQLNLGILQAIVEHHLDDFKQFTKAILDYAKKNS; this is translated from the coding sequence ATGAAAAGTGATGTCATTTTAAACAAGATCAGCGTGATCGAACGCTGCCTGAAACGAATTCGTGAAGAATATAACGGCGATCCAAAAAATTTACAAAATTACACAAAACAAGATTCGATCGTTCTGAATTTACAGCGGGCGTGCGAGGCATGCATCGATTTGGCCATGCATATTGTGGCCGAGCAGAAATTCGGATTGCCGCAGCATAGCCGCGATGCATTCGCTCTCCTCGAAGAACATGGGGTCATCTCCCCTTCCATAAGCAAAAAGATGAAGGCGATGGTCGGATTCCGCAACATCGCCGTTCACGACTATCAACAACTGAACCTTGGCATCTTGCAAGCCATCGTCGAACACCATCTTGATGATTTCAAACAATTTACGAAAGCCATCCTCGATTATGCTAAGAAAAACAGCTAG
- the mntA gene encoding type VII toxin-antitoxin system MntA family adenylyltransferase antitoxin yields the protein METIIIQTLRPALHPFVIYLFGSAARGAMRPDSDVDIAFVSDGEPHDPYELFRLAGHLADKLGRDVDLVDLRQASTVFQAQVVSTGKAIDCRDERKRAEFEMKTLKMYVKLNEERAPVLKQITESGSIYEK from the coding sequence ATGGAGACGATCATCATTCAGACGCTCCGCCCGGCTCTTCACCCGTTCGTCATCTACCTGTTCGGTTCAGCCGCCCGTGGGGCGATGCGCCCGGACAGTGATGTCGATATCGCCTTTGTCAGCGACGGCGAACCGCATGATCCGTATGAGCTGTTTCGGCTCGCGGGGCATTTGGCTGACAAGTTAGGGCGAGATGTCGATCTTGTCGATTTGCGCCAAGCCAGCACGGTGTTTCAAGCGCAAGTCGTCTCGACGGGAAAAGCCATTGATTGCCGCGACGAGCGGAAACGGGCTGAGTTCGAAATGAAAACATTGAAAATGTATGTGAAACTAAACGAAGAGAGAGCACCGGTGTTAAAACAAATTACGGAAAGCGGGAGCATATATGAAAAGTGA
- a CDS encoding ATP-dependent Clp protease ATP-binding subunit produces the protein MRCQACQQREATVFVNLQWNGEKQQLHLCHECYEKQKQQLSIPMNFGFSPFSFDDFFTSPFTAANAGMSAPKTMAKRPQSHGGGFLDQFGRNLTQMAKAGLIDPVIGRDKEIARVIEILNRRNKNNPVLIGEPGVGKTAIVEGLALKIAEGQVPEKLLNKDVYLLDVASLVANTGIRGQFEERMKRLIAELQERKNIILFIDEIHLLVGAGAAEGSMDAGNILKPALARGELQVVGATTLKEYRQIEKDAALERRFQPVIVHEPTVEEAIVILKGIQPKYEQFHHVRYTDEAIEACVKLSHRYIQDRFLPDKAIDLLDEAGSKANLRLGPTDEKQLQERLMQIAKEKEQAAKEENYELAAKLRDEELKLEKQLEQGVNQERPVVDAADIEQIIAEKTGIPVGKLQADEKEKMKHLEEHLAKKVIGQAEAVKKVAKAIRRSRAGLKAKHRPIGSFLFVGPTGVGKTELAKTLAEELFGTKDAMIRLDMSEYMEKHSVSKLIGSPPGYVGFEEAGQLTEKVRRNPYSIILLDEIEKAHPDVQHIFLQILEDGRLTDSQGRTVSFKDTVIIATSNAGVTDKKITVGFEKEGNGQTSVLDSLSAYFKPEFLNRFDAIIEFKPLEKAHLLEIVDLMLADVKAAMREQGIELEVTEAAKEKLAELGYHPAFGARPLRRVIQEHVEDNIADCLLDADQSVRAIRIDVKDNAIVAEIA, from the coding sequence ATGCGCTGCCAAGCATGCCAACAACGTGAAGCAACAGTGTTTGTCAACTTGCAATGGAACGGGGAAAAACAACAACTTCACCTGTGCCATGAATGCTATGAAAAGCAAAAACAACAACTGTCCATTCCAATGAACTTCGGCTTTTCGCCGTTTTCCTTTGATGACTTCTTTACTAGCCCGTTCACAGCCGCCAACGCCGGAATGAGCGCGCCGAAAACGATGGCGAAACGCCCGCAAAGCCATGGCGGTGGATTTTTGGATCAATTCGGCCGCAACTTGACGCAAATGGCCAAAGCGGGCTTGATCGATCCGGTCATCGGCCGCGACAAAGAAATCGCCCGCGTGATCGAAATTTTAAACCGCCGCAACAAAAACAACCCGGTGTTGATCGGGGAGCCGGGTGTCGGGAAAACAGCCATCGTTGAAGGGCTCGCGCTGAAAATCGCCGAAGGGCAAGTGCCGGAAAAACTATTGAACAAAGACGTGTACTTGCTTGATGTGGCGTCGCTTGTCGCCAACACCGGCATCCGCGGTCAATTTGAAGAGCGGATGAAACGGCTCATCGCCGAATTGCAAGAGCGGAAAAACATCATCTTGTTCATTGACGAAATCCACCTGCTCGTCGGCGCTGGCGCCGCTGAAGGCTCGATGGACGCCGGCAATATTTTAAAACCGGCGCTCGCCCGCGGGGAACTGCAAGTCGTTGGGGCGACGACGCTCAAAGAATACCGGCAAATTGAAAAAGACGCGGCTCTTGAGCGCCGCTTCCAACCGGTCATCGTCCACGAGCCGACCGTTGAGGAAGCGATCGTCATCTTAAAAGGCATCCAGCCGAAATACGAACAATTCCACCATGTCCGCTATACGGATGAAGCGATCGAAGCGTGCGTGAAACTGTCGCACCGCTACATTCAAGACCGCTTCCTCCCGGACAAGGCGATCGACTTGCTTGACGAGGCCGGCTCGAAAGCGAACTTGCGCCTCGGTCCGACCGATGAAAAACAACTGCAAGAGCGGTTGATGCAAATCGCGAAAGAAAAAGAACAAGCGGCGAAAGAAGAAAACTACGAATTGGCGGCGAAACTGCGCGATGAAGAGCTGAAGCTCGAAAAACAACTCGAGCAAGGCGTCAACCAAGAACGCCCTGTCGTCGATGCCGCCGACATCGAACAAATCATCGCCGAGAAAACCGGCATCCCGGTCGGCAAGCTGCAAGCCGATGAAAAAGAAAAAATGAAACATCTTGAAGAACACTTGGCGAAAAAAGTGATCGGCCAAGCGGAAGCGGTGAAAAAAGTCGCCAAAGCCATTCGCCGCAGCCGCGCCGGCTTGAAAGCGAAACACCGCCCGATCGGTTCGTTCTTGTTCGTCGGCCCGACCGGCGTCGGGAAAACGGAGCTCGCCAAAACGCTCGCTGAAGAGCTGTTTGGCACAAAAGACGCCATGATTCGCCTCGATATGAGCGAATACATGGAGAAACATTCCGTCTCGAAGCTGATCGGTTCGCCGCCGGGCTATGTCGGCTTTGAAGAAGCCGGCCAGCTGACGGAAAAAGTGCGCCGCAACCCGTACAGCATCATCTTGCTTGACGAGATTGAAAAGGCGCACCCGGATGTACAGCACATCTTCTTGCAAATTTTGGAAGACGGCCGCTTAACCGACAGCCAAGGCCGCACCGTCAGCTTCAAAGACACGGTCATCATCGCGACAAGCAACGCTGGGGTGACCGACAAAAAAATCACCGTCGGCTTTGAAAAAGAGGGCAACGGGCAAACAAGCGTCCTTGACTCTTTGAGCGCCTACTTCAAGCCGGAATTTTTGAACCGCTTCGACGCCATCATCGAGTTCAAGCCGCTCGAAAAAGCACACTTGCTTGAGATCGTCGACTTAATGCTCGCTGATGTCAAAGCAGCGATGCGCGAACAAGGCATCGAACTCGAAGTGACCGAAGCGGCGAAAGAAAAACTGGCCGAACTTGGCTACCATCCGGCCTTCGGCGCCCGCCCGCTCCGCCGCGTCATCCAAGAGCATGTCGAAGACAACATCGCCGACTGCCTGCTTGACGCGGATCAATCGGTGCGTGCGATCCGTATCGATGTCAAGGACAATGCCATTGTGGCGGAAATCGCCTAA
- a CDS encoding FixH family protein: protein MRRQVGFAFAVVLLGMMIMVACTNHNKKAETPAVLDVKIDAPDHIDLNKPTKLACVVTYGGEKVDDASEVKFEVWKHGSSEREMLEAKHDGDGRYSVEKTFTQAGTYSVVAHVTARDMHNMPKKDIVAGNPEQAATADGASENSQGSAEEHHHGTVAISLSSRSFEAGKPAALTVRLSKDGRPLTGATVRFEIWQADNKHEFVDAKEKGNGEYEAMAMFANKGTYSVKVHVEGSGGLHEHQVEHVTVH, encoded by the coding sequence ATGAGAAGACAGGTTGGTTTCGCGTTTGCTGTTGTACTTTTGGGGATGATGATCATGGTTGCTTGTACAAATCACAACAAGAAAGCCGAGACGCCGGCCGTGCTTGACGTGAAAATCGATGCGCCGGATCATATCGATTTGAACAAGCCGACCAAGCTCGCCTGCGTCGTGACGTACGGCGGTGAAAAAGTGGACGATGCGAGCGAAGTCAAGTTTGAAGTATGGAAACACGGAAGCAGCGAGCGGGAAATGCTTGAAGCGAAGCATGACGGCGATGGCCGCTACTCGGTGGAAAAAACGTTTACCCAAGCGGGAACATATTCGGTCGTCGCCCATGTGACGGCGCGCGATATGCATAACATGCCGAAAAAAGATATTGTCGCCGGCAACCCGGAACAGGCGGCGACGGCCGACGGTGCGAGCGAAAATTCCCAAGGCAGTGCTGAAGAACACCATCATGGCACCGTCGCCATTTCGCTGTCGTCCCGTTCGTTCGAAGCCGGAAAACCGGCGGCGTTGACCGTCCGCCTCTCCAAAGATGGGAGGCCGTTGACAGGTGCGACCGTTCGTTTTGAGATTTGGCAGGCGGACAATAAGCATGAATTTGTCGATGCAAAGGAAAAAGGAAACGGCGAGTACGAAGCCATGGCCATGTTTGCCAACAAAGGAACGTATTCGGTGAAAGTGCACGTCGAAGGAAGCGGCGGGCTGCACGAACATCAAGTCGAACACGTGACAGTTCATTGA
- a CDS encoding YkvI family membrane protein has translation MEDLGKRHDWSEAWQIAAVYVGTVIGAGFATGREIMEFFTRYGTAGTVGIIISGCLFIWGGARLMVMARRIGAASYDELNRYLFGRMLSPFVTLVMTAMIAGVTAVMIAGAGAVFEEQIGWPRQAGVTLTLGLALLVMLFDRKGLFGVNVFVVPMMMILSVAVWIKMMMAGDLCRPDIAASDYSLKAMLSPFSYAAFNLAMAQAVLVPVAREAASERAVRRGAMLGGGILTGLLLLNHIVLLSFPQKDGYDIPMAEVVRAFFAMLYWLYVVVIYGEIFTSVIGGLFGLARQARIWVPISGKGIGVLLVLVFVAVSPFRYGELLSFLYPLFGYMSLMLLWLLWRRKLPR, from the coding sequence ATGGAGGATTTGGGCAAGAGACACGATTGGTCGGAGGCGTGGCAAATCGCTGCTGTTTACGTTGGAACGGTGATTGGGGCAGGATTTGCGACCGGAAGAGAGATTATGGAATTTTTCACTCGTTATGGGACGGCTGGAACGGTTGGCATCATCATCAGCGGTTGTTTGTTTATATGGGGGGGCGCGCGGCTCATGGTGATGGCGCGCCGCATTGGAGCCGCGTCCTATGATGAATTGAATCGCTATTTGTTCGGAAGAATGTTGAGTCCGTTTGTGACGCTTGTGATGACGGCGATGATCGCGGGGGTGACGGCGGTGATGATCGCCGGGGCGGGTGCCGTGTTTGAAGAGCAGATCGGCTGGCCGAGACAGGCGGGCGTCACACTGACGCTCGGTTTGGCGCTTCTTGTCATGTTGTTTGACCGCAAAGGGCTGTTTGGCGTCAACGTGTTCGTCGTGCCGATGATGATGATCTTGAGCGTTGCCGTATGGATCAAAATGATGATGGCTGGAGACTTATGCCGGCCGGATATAGCGGCATCGGATTATTCACTGAAGGCAATGTTGTCCCCGTTTTCGTATGCGGCGTTTAACTTGGCGATGGCGCAAGCGGTGTTGGTGCCCGTTGCCCGCGAAGCGGCCAGTGAGCGGGCGGTGAGGCGCGGAGCGATGTTGGGTGGGGGGATCCTAACAGGGTTGTTGCTTCTCAACCATATTGTGTTGCTGTCGTTTCCGCAAAAGGATGGTTACGATATTCCGATGGCCGAAGTAGTTCGTGCGTTTTTTGCCATGCTATATTGGTTGTATGTCGTCGTCATTTACGGAGAAATTTTTACCTCGGTCATCGGCGGCTTGTTTGGGCTTGCCCGTCAAGCGCGCATTTGGGTGCCGATCAGTGGAAAAGGGATCGGCGTGCTGCTCGTGTTGGTGTTTGTCGCGGTCAGCCCGTTTCGCTATGGGGAGTTGTTGTCGTTTCTTTATCCGCTGTTTGGCTACATGAGCCTGATGTTATTGTGGCTCCTTTGGCGCCGCAAGCTGCCGCGTTAG